The genomic region AACACCTCCTGTTTTTAATCTAAATAATTTTCTACCCTCTTGTTTTAAATGTGTATTGTCTGATTTTGTCGTAAATTTTACGAAAGTAAGTGCTTGCCTGTTGTTTTGCGGGTTTTGCTGCTTTTTGTTAGAGTGGTCCGAGTAGGTGATGGGACTCTAGGCCGGTTTGTGGGCCGCAGTTGGAGTACAGCAAAGGACAATTGACATGAAAACAGCAACTGAATTTGATTTTGACCGCTGGATGGCGTTGGCTAAGCAGGACCCTGAGGCGTTTGAACAACAGCGTGTAGAATTTCTGCAAAAATTTATCGACGGGTTACCTGAGAGAGCCAAGCAGCGTTTGCAGCGCGTGCAGTGGCGGGTGGACATGGAGCGCAAGCGCTGCAAAAACCCGATGGAATCCACCGTTCGTATTTACGACATGATGTGGGGTTCTCTGTCCCAGACGCACGATGAGTTGTGCAATCTAGTAGCGATGGTAGACCCTGAATCCGAATTTGCCCGTATTGTGCCGACCCCGCCCAAGGCCAAAGTGCTGCCGTTTGTCGCATCGACCGGCACCGAAAACTAACCGATTGTTGGTGCGGTTGTTACTTGAGGGAAGCCAAGTGCTTCCCTTTTTGTTGGTCGCTTGAAAAGTGAGCAACGCAGATTCCTCGCATTGTTTTTAAACTGTTCATTTCGCTGAATTTACCGCACAATGTTGGCAATTATTTGTCTTGGAGTTGTGCATGAAAAGCTTGTGGAATGATGCGGAAGCGGCCAGTTACGGCGATGATTTGGGCTTGCGGGTTTATACCTCCCGTTTGTTAGGGCGAGATCATACGCTGGTGCTTCATGGTGGTGGAAATACCTCGGTCAAAATCACTGAGAAAAATATTTTTGGTGAAGATGAAGAAATTCTCTACGTCAAAGGCAGTGGCTGGGATCTGGAAACCATCGATCGTCCTGGTTTTGCGCCGGTCAAACTGCAGCATCTGATTCGACTGGCTGAATTGCCCAGCCTGAGTGACCCGGACATGGTGACACAGCTCAAGGCCAACATGACTAACCCCGGTGCACCCACTCCCTCGGTTGAAGCCATTTTGCACGCGACCTTGCCGTACAAATTCGTTGATCACACCCACGCCGATGCGATCGTGACCATCACCAACACCAAGGATGGCGAAGCGCGCATTCGCCAGATTTACGGTGACAGTGTGGTGATCATTCCCTACATCATGCCCGGCTTTGATCTGGCGCGTGATTGTGCCAAACGTTTTGCCAAAGAGGCTGGTCCGCAGACCAAGGGAATGGTGCTGCTCAATCACGGTATTTTTTCGTTTGCAGACACCGCGCGTGAATCCTACGAACGCATGATCGAACTGGTGGGTATGGCGGAAGCCTATCTGCAAAAACAAAATGCCTGGGATTTGCAGCACGAGCCGCCGGTGGTTTCTGTTGAGCCACAACGCGAAGTGTTGGCCAGCATGCGCCAGCAATTGTCAAAGGTTGTCGGTGCGCCGATGATTTTGTCCGTCGCTCGTCGCGCCAATTGCGATGCGTTTGCGCATCATCCGCAAGTCGCCAGCATTTCCCAGCAAGGTCCGGCGACACCTGATCACGTTATTCGGACCAAACAAAAACCATTGCTGGGTCGCGATATTGCCGGTTATGCGCAACGCTACCAGCAATATTTTGATACCCATGCGCCACGTGCCCGTGACAAGAAAACCATTTTGGATAAAGCGCCGCGGGTGATTCTCGACAAGGAATTGGGCATGTTGGCCGCAGCAAGAAGTGCCAAGGATGCGGCCATCATCAAAGACATTTATTCGCACACCGTGGACATTATCCTGCGCGCAGAAAAACTCGGCGGTTACCGGGCGTTATCGGACCAGGATATTTTCGACATGGAATACTGGGATCTGGAACAGGCCAAGCTCAAAGGTGGCGGCAAAGCGCCCATGTTTACCGGTGAAGTGGCGCTGGTGACCGGTGCAGCATCGGGCATAGGCAAGGCAGCGGTAGAGGCCATGCTGGCGCGTGGCGCGGCGGTGATTGCGCTGGATGTCAGTGCAGGCGTGGCTGATTTGTTCAAGCGTGCAGACTATTACGGCGTGGTGTGCGATGTTTCCGACGAAGATCAGGTGAAAAACGCTATCGAATTGGGCGTGCGTCGCTTTGGCGGTATCGACATGCTGGTGCTGAATGCCGGTTTGTTCCCTGGCGGTTGTCGTGTGGACAAAATGGATCTGGCATTGTGGCACAAAGTGATGGCAGTGAATCTGGATGCCAATGTCACTTTCCTGCGTGAATGCTATCCGCTGCTCAAGTTGTCACCCAACCGTGGTCGTGTTGTTGTGATTGGCTCGAAGAACGTACCTGCCCCCGGTCCCGGTGCGGCAGCGTACTCTGCCTCCAAGGCGGCGTTGACACAATTGATGCGGGTAACCGCGCTGGAATGGGGCGGCGATGGCATTCGCCTTAACATGCTGCATCCCGATGCAGTGTTCGATACCGGCATCTGGAGTGAAGATATTTTAGCTGCACGGGCTAAACACTATGGTTTAAGTGTCGATGAATACAAGACCAAGAATGTGTTGAAAACAACCATCAGCAGCCGCGATGTGGCCGAATTGGCTGCCGAGATGTGCGGTCCGCTGTTTGCCAAGACCACCGCAGCACAGCTTCCCATTGATGGGGGGAATGACCGCGTTATCTAAGCCCCGGAGCGGAGAGATAGGAGTATGGAGTCGATATCCGTTAGCGATCTGCTGGTGTTGCTCGTGGAACCATCGACGACGCAACAGCGGGTAATCAGAAACTATCTGATTGAGATCGGGGTGCGTAATGTCGACGCTGTCACCAGCGGCGAGGAGGCACTGACCACCATGATGGGGACGCCGCCGGATCTGGTGGTTAGTGCAATGCATTTGAGTGACATGACGGGCGCTGATCTGGTGACCAAAATGCGTGGGCAGCCGCGATTGGCGGACGTGCCGTTCATGCTGGTTTCCAGCGAAACCAGTGTGCGCTTGCTCGAACCCATTCGCCAGGCCGGTGTGGTGGGGATTCTGCCCAAACCTTTTACCATGGAAAACCTGCGTTCGGCCTTGGTCAGCGCAGTCGACATGCTGGATCTTGGCA from Gammaproteobacteria bacterium harbors:
- a CDS encoding DUF3135 domain-containing protein, which codes for MKTATEFDFDRWMALAKQDPEAFEQQRVEFLQKFIDGLPERAKQRLQRVQWRVDMERKRCKNPMESTVRIYDMMWGSLSQTHDELCNLVAMVDPESEFARIVPTPPKAKVLPFVASTGTEN
- a CDS encoding bifunctional aldolase/short-chain dehydrogenase; translated protein: MKSLWNDAEAASYGDDLGLRVYTSRLLGRDHTLVLHGGGNTSVKITEKNIFGEDEEILYVKGSGWDLETIDRPGFAPVKLQHLIRLAELPSLSDPDMVTQLKANMTNPGAPTPSVEAILHATLPYKFVDHTHADAIVTITNTKDGEARIRQIYGDSVVIIPYIMPGFDLARDCAKRFAKEAGPQTKGMVLLNHGIFSFADTARESYERMIELVGMAEAYLQKQNAWDLQHEPPVVSVEPQREVLASMRQQLSKVVGAPMILSVARRANCDAFAHHPQVASISQQGPATPDHVIRTKQKPLLGRDIAGYAQRYQQYFDTHAPRARDKKTILDKAPRVILDKELGMLAAARSAKDAAIIKDIYSHTVDIILRAEKLGGYRALSDQDIFDMEYWDLEQAKLKGGGKAPMFTGEVALVTGAASGIGKAAVEAMLARGAAVIALDVSAGVADLFKRADYYGVVCDVSDEDQVKNAIELGVRRFGGIDMLVLNAGLFPGGCRVDKMDLALWHKVMAVNLDANVTFLRECYPLLKLSPNRGRVVVIGSKNVPAPGPGAAAYSASKAALTQLMRVTALEWGGDGIRLNMLHPDAVFDTGIWSEDILAARAKHYGLSVDEYKTKNVLKTTISSRDVAELAAEMCGPLFAKTTAAQLPIDGGNDRVI